One Babylonia areolata isolate BAREFJ2019XMU chromosome 27, ASM4173473v1, whole genome shotgun sequence DNA window includes the following coding sequences:
- the LOC143301041 gene encoding uncharacterized protein LOC143301041 produces MVCHLLAQCHPMLLMMLVVRGAGSEQQQQQHHENEFCHAALLTVDEGGTSRTAAIGGAVAGVIVLVVIVVVIVVIVIRQKGWIKRNSQAKGTGNKVFALKEGGAAIILTDSKDNDYTEIRNSAFLPSAAADGYTDIDDIAPRHDVTTPRDDVSPYEFNDEGTPPSKPHTSSDVNSQIPSVKVQEAKVAEEDYSHINNKYQKSASRKDVISIEDDYSHIDSPRNLHYFCVEPAKTKTAGKGRSLAKSSHDDKRDPTQKGLSTSPQEDVGQNQVLMVEPKTEAATDSTYSRLGTIFSLPQDDGGDDCSPETLPCNPSRTQKYVIFDESVKDSDSDSDRGNMRSNAVFSPGVDSTSQYFLQLPVLEDGDAYYTLKDTDRNRTTTAVSTSGGDSASQYSLQLPVWEDRDEYNTLNFDQAGSELAADGTRGAIRKHYDHVKA; encoded by the exons ATGGTCTGTCATCTTCTGGCACAGTGCCACCCCATGTTGCTGATGATGCTGGTAGTACGAGGGGCCGGGTCTGAG cagcagcagcagcaacatcatgaAAATGAATTTTGTCATGCTGCTCTGTTGACAGTTGATGAAGGCGGTACCTCCAGAACTGCAGCTATAGGCGGTGCCGTGGCAGGTGTTATCGtcctcgtcgtcattgtcgtcgttatCGTTGTCATCGTTATAAGGCAAAAAGGCTGGATCAAACG AAATTCCCAGGCCAAAGGCACAGGAAACAAAGTGTTCGCGTTGAAAGAGG GGGGTGCAGCGATAATCCTCACCGACAGCAAGGACAACGACTACACCGAAATTCGGAAttccgccttccttccttctgcagCTGCTGACGGCTACACGGACATTGACGACATAGCTCCACGCCATGACGTCACAACGCCCAGAGATGACGTCAGTCCTTACGAGTTTAATGACGAAGGGACGCCCCCCAGCAAGCCTCACACCTCCAGTGACGTCAACAGCCAGATTCCATCAGTCAAAGTTCAGGAAGCTAAAGTGGCTGAAGAAGACTACAGCCATATCAACAACAAGTACCAAAAAAGCGCCTCCCGAAAAGACGTGATCAGCATCGAAGATGACTACAGTCACATCGATAGTCCACGAAATCTCCATTATTTCTGCGTCGAGCCGGCCAAGACCAAGACAGCCGGAAAGGGAAGATCCCTAGCAAAATCGAGCCACGATGACAAGCGAGATCCAACACAGAAAGGACTTTCAACGTCCCCGCAAGAAGACGTGGGGCAAAACCAAGTCTTGATGGTGGAACCCAAGACAGAGGCTGCAACTGACAGCACGTACAGCAGACTCGGCACCATATTCAGCCTTCCTCAAGATGACGGCGGCGACGACTGTTCACCCGAAACACTACCATGTAACCCTTCTCGGACACAGAAGTATGTCATTTTCGATGAATCTGTCAAGGACTCGGACTCGGACTCGGACAGGGGGAACATGAGAAGCAACGCTGTCTTCAGCCCTGGAGTTGACAGCACGAGCCAATACTTTCTCCAACTACCTGTTCTGGAAGATGGTGATGCATACTACACCCTCAAAGACACGGACAGAAACAGGACCACCACCGCTGTCTCCACCTCTGGCGGTGACAGCGCGAGCCAATACTCTCTCCAGCTACCTGTTTGGGAAGATCGTGATGAATACAACACTCTCAATTTTGATCAAGCTGGATCAGAGTTAGCCGCTGATGGCACACGTGGAGCGATCCGTAAACATTATGATCacgttaaagcctga